The following are encoded together in the Rhizoctonia solani chromosome 10, complete sequence genome:
- a CDS encoding protein tyrosine kinase domain-containing protein, with product MTFFHAHTTLTPTPPLTQPPSDPPADLKISQLPSPNDTLEQDFNNLSELVLHTRTLGEHVGTAWQLERVMRWVPNFDHHTDPSGIRKEEGGSSGFFKIRGTTVEAVVGGVFYQFGGVAAHRLFHTRVLPHLIFLLPTEYRKPAEAAYKRLGGPSAPILLSSQLSHLQLQNPARSGSPVILIELILSLNHYVDQGLGPAQTQDPGSSGMDPGIYVPSVESLRPGNALNNAHDLTSTTKVVGFKAFAYGSSSDVWRGVNWSRGDARDVAVKVIRASKRSELGVEEIRKWVSKEINTWGAVTHPICQVADGLDYLHSHNPRIAHGQIKACNILIKHDGTALIAGFGLSRFVTDISTGSRRLSNTIRDRWTAPELLDDVSDHIIGLTTTASDVWAFGFLCIEILLGTIPWDSNKGNATVMTLKERASPPLPDSIKSTPVGHIIRHCWIYEPSQRPSMAQLVHAISENDLEYLHTPVCVLLSADALSDSSHKATTVPNLYAVPDSDVVHSLQTYPSSPASVSREEPLLLETTFPAAGPHRSSRSIRKARQINQLRWPHGPDLYTSSPAPWSGMEGINDRNVTAWPHRVSTRPFLSPKGVRQNSVPFQRTEVGHPRIPVESSKSDISDNAPAHSAFELELLAETFEKRSTQWGNALISAAREQTPGSPLEKSHISSPSNNYESSADFPSDPQTPASVSKQMTIREVISHLVAHGCQDLTKEIDNNAFTEHPVSHGGFSDIYRGRLLDNAHVAIKVLRISATGITEDLKHFKHAARELHTWSKCAHPNVLSLLGLAEFRGRIGMISPWMTQGSLPRYLERTPDANRYNLCVQLCDGLSFMHQIGIIHGDLKGANHQIHEDNEQQFLDTTVASELITGSGSQSQASDVYALGMTIYEVFSGTLPYDGKLEHTIMYLVIVKREPPERPASIPTGRRDGDELWDLLLRCWAFEATARPTASEVTGAMRTIAMNEF from the exons ATGACATTCTTCCACGCACATACAACCTTGACTCCTACTCCTCCACTGACACAACCTCCCTCCGACCCACCCGCCGATCTCAAGATTTCCCAGTTGCCTTCCCCAAACGACACCCTTGAACAAGACTTTAACAATTTATCTGAGTTGGTTTTACACACACGCACACTAGGAGAGCACGTTGGTACTGCTTGGCAACTGGAAAGAGTTATGCGCTGGGTTCCAAATTTTGACCACCACACCGATCCTAGTGGGATCCGAAAAGAGGAAGGCGGAAGCTCTGGGTTTTTTAAAATCCGAGGGACAACTGTCGAGGCCGTTGTTGGTGGGGTGTTTTACCAGTTC GGCGGAGTTGCTGCCCATCGACTGTTCCACACCCGAGTGCTACCCCATCTTATCTTCCTTCTCCCAACCGAATACCGAAAACCAGCAGAGGCGGCATATAAACGGCTTGGTGGACCTTCAGCACCTATTCTCCTCTCATCACAGCTCTCACATCTGCAACTCCAAAATCCGG CTCGCTCGGGTAGTCCGGTTATTCTCATTGAACTAATTCTATCTTTGAACCACTACGTCGATCAAGGTCTTGGCCCTGCTCAGACCCAGGACCCAGGATCATCGGGCATGGACCCGGGTATTTACGTTCCGTCGGTGGAGAGCCTGCGACCCGGTAATGCGCTAAACAATGCACACGATCTGACCTCTACCACtaaggttgttggtttcaAAGCCTTTGCATATGGTAGCTCTTCGGACGTATG GCGAGGCGTTAATTGGAGTAGGGGAGATGCGAGAGAT GTTGCAGTTAAAGTCATACGGGCATCCAAACGGAGTGAATTAGGAGTCGAAGAAATAAGAAAG TGGGTCTCTAAAGAGATCAATACTTGGGGTGCAGTCACACATCCA ATCTGCCAAGTAGCGGATGGCCTAGATTATCTTCATTCTCATAACCCTCGCATAGCCCATGGCCAAATAAAGGCG TGCAATATTTTAATAAAACACGATGGCACCGCCTTGATTGCGGGGTTTGGACTAAGTCGTTTTGTAACGGATATCTCGACAGGATCGAGGAGATTATCGAACACTATTAGAGATAGGTGGACGGCACCTGAGCTATTGGACGATGTCAGCGACCATATTATTGGATTGACTACTACTGCCAGCGACGTGTGGGCTTTTGGTTTTTTATGCATTGAG ATTTTATTAGGAACAATTCCTTGGGATTCAAACAAGGGAAATGCCACAGTAATGACAC TGAAAGAGAGAGCGTCACCGCCCTTACCCGATAGTATCAAATCTACGCCTGTTGGACACATTATAAGACATTGCTGGATATACGAGCCTTCCCAGCGGCCAAGTATGGCTCAATTAGTTCACGCAATCTCGGAAAATGATCTAGAGTACTTGCACACACCCGTATGCGTACTGCTATCGGCTGACGCGCTCTCAGACTCGTCCCATAAAGCGACAACAGTACCCAATCTGTATGCCGTCCCTGATAGCGATGTAGTACATTCCTTGCAAACATATCCAAGCTCACCTGCTTCTGTATCCCGGGAAGAACCATTGCTCTTGGAAACGACCTTTCCTGCTGCCGGTCCTCATAGGTCGTCAAGGAGTATCCGCAAGGCCAGACAAATTAACCAGCTTAGGTGGCCGCACGGACCA GATTTATACACCTCATCTCCAGCTCCATGGTCCGGCATGGAGGGAATAAATGATAGGAACGTCACTGCATGGCCACACAGGGTATCAACTCGCCCGTTTCTATCACCAAAAGGCGTTCGCCAAAATTCTGTTCCTTTCCAAAGGACTGA AGTCGGGCACCCAAGGATACCTGTAGAGAGCTCGAAATCGGACATTTCTGATAATGCGCCCGCTCATTCGGCCTTTGAGCTGGAGCTTCTGGCGGAGACTTTTG AGAAGCGCTCGACTCAATGGGGAAACGCTTTAATCTCTGCAGCTCGTGAACAAACCCCTGGTTCCCCCCTCGAAAAATCTCACATATCTTCACCTTCTAATAACTATGAATCGAGTGCTGATTTTCCGAGCGACCCTCAAACTCCCGCTTCGGTTAGCAAACAAATG ACTATCCGTGAAGTTATTTCCCATTTGGTTGCCCATGGCTGCCAAGATTTAACCAAAGAAATTGACAATAACGCATTTACCGAACATCCAGTGTCTCATGGGGGATTTAGTGATATATACCGTGGTCGATTATTGGATAACGCACATGTTGCCATCAAGGTTTTAAGGATATCTGCGACCGGTATCACTGAGGATCTTAAGCACTTCAAG CACGCAGCTCGTGAATTGCATACCTGGAGTAAATGTGCCCACCCAAACGTCCTATCACTACTTGGGCTAGCAGAATTTCGCGGCCGAATCGGAATGATATCACCTTGGATGACACAGGGGAGCTTACCTCGCTACCTTGAGCGAACCCCTGACGCCAACCGGTACAACCTG TGTGTTCAATTATGTGATGGCCTATCCTTTATGCACCAGATAGGAATT ATTCATGGAGATCTTAAAGGG GCTAAC CATCAAATTCACGAAGACAACGAGCAGCAATTCCTTGACACTACGGTG GCTTCCGAGCTTATCACTGGCTCAGGAAGCCAGAGTCAAGCATCTGACGTATATGCGCTTGGAATG ACCATATAT GAAGTGTTTTCTGGCACTCTTCCATATGACGGAAAGCTGGAACATACTATAATGTATCTCGTGATTGTAAAACGGGAACCACCAGAACGACCCGCAAGTATACCCACAGGGAGAAGAGATGGGGACGAGCTTTGGGATTTACTCCTACGCTGTTGGGCGTTTGAGGCGACGGCTCGCCCAACCGCAAGTGAAGTTACAGGTGCC ATGAGGACGATCGCAATGAACGAGTTCTGA